Proteins encoded together in one Lepisosteus oculatus isolate fLepOcu1 chromosome 2, fLepOcu1.hap2, whole genome shotgun sequence window:
- the kctd3 gene encoding BTB/POZ domain-containing protein KCTD3 isoform X2: MAGNSNNLASGFGEIIQLNVGGTRFCTSRQTLMWIPDSFFSSLLSGRISTLRDETGAIFIDRDPTAFAPILNFLRTKELDLRGVNINVLRHEAEFYGITPLVRRLHLCEELERSSCGSVLFHGYLPPPAIPCRKEKMANAAPNLQEERAGPSVLEVGLPRSSPQPSIPGPPSTEGPQRLGSPVDPRKVLIVAGHHNWIVAAYAHFVICYRIKESSGWQQIFSSPYLDWAIERVALNAKVVGGPHGDKDKMVAAASESSIILWSIQDGGSGSEIGVFSLGVPVDSLFFIGNQLVATSHTGKVGVWNAVTQHWQVQDVVPITSYDTAGSFLLLGCNNGSIYYIDMQKFPLRMKDNDLLVTELYHDPSNDAITALSVYLTPKTSVSGNWIEIAYGTSSGAVRVIVQHPETVGSGPQLFQTFTVHRSPVTKIMLSEKHLVSVCADNNHVRTWTVTRFRGMISTQPGSTPLASFKILSLEETDSHGSYSSGNDIGPFGERDDQQVFIQKVIPITNKLFVRLSSTGKRICEIQAVDGTTISCFTVRECEGSSRMGSRPRRYLFTGHGNGSIQMWDLTTAMDMVNKAEDKAKKEADVGGPTEEELLKLLDQCDLSASRCATPNISPATSVVQHSRLRESSSSLQLHPHDTIPETATYGAVRPYRESPLLARARRTESFHSYRDFQMFSLGKSLLERGSYEHGSLSLVPAAEASRPLAESNSADKRSSVVELWAGRAAESQPEPPKAVPDSPGDSKKKGTEEEVGEARPEVKKKSAFEGSFLGRKRAPPVPQLASPPPGAEGGSESPGTASPSPTRMATSPRHKKNDSSCQEYSL, encoded by the exons ATGGCCGGGAACAGCAACAATCTTGCCTCGGGATTTGGGGAAATAATCCAACTGAACGTCGGTGGCACACG GTTCTGCACCTCAAGACAAACTCTAATGTGGATTCCAGACTCCTTTTTCTCAAG CTTGCTCAGTGGAAGGATCTCAACACTACGGGATGAAACTGGAGCT atatTTATTGATAGGGACCCAACAGCTTTTGCACCAATTCTAAATTTTCTTCGAACCAAAGAGCTAGATCTACG GGGGGTAAACATAAATGTTCTCCGACATGAAGCTGAATTTTATGGTATAACACCATTAG TCCGAAGGTTACATCTCTGTGAGGAGCTGGAGCGATCCTCTTGTGGAAGTGTCCTTTTCCATGGCTACCTCCCACCTCCTG CCATTCCCTGCCGCAAAGAGAAAATGGCCAACGCAGCACCCAATCTTCAGGAGGAGAGAGCAGGGCCCAGTGTGCTTGAAGTGGGTCTTCCACGGAGCAGCCCACAGCCCTCCATCCCAGGACCCCCCAGCACTGAGGGGCCTCAGCGACTGG GGTCCCCTGTAGATCCAAGGAAGGTGCTAATCGTAGCAGGTCATCATAACTGGATTGTAGCTGCATATGCGCACTTTGTCATCTGTTACAG GATCAAAGAGTCGTCAGGCTGGCAGCAGATATTCTCCAGCCCTTACCTGGACTGGGCCATCGAGCGTGTGGCTCTCAATGCCAAAGTGGTAGGGGGACCACACGGGGACAAGGACAAGATGGTGGCGGCCGCATCGGAGAGCAGCATCATCTTGTGGAGCATTCAAGATGGAGGCAGCGGCAGTGAAATAG GTGTGTTCAGCCTGGGAGTGCCAGTGGATTCCCTGTTCTTCATTGGAAATCAGCTAGTGGCTACAAGTCACACAGGAAAAGTGGGAGTGTGGAATGCTGTCACCCAGCACTGGCAG GTTCAGGATGTAGTACCTATTACAAGTTATGACACTGCGGGCTCCTTCCTACTTTTGGGCTGTAACAATGGATCCATCTACTACATAG ACATGCAGAAATTTCCTTTACGAATGAAAGACAATGATCTTCTGGTGACAGAGCTTTATCATGATCCATCAAATGATGCCATCACTGCCTTGAGTGTTTATCTCACACCTAAAACAA GTGTGAGTGGGAACTGGATTGAGATTGCCTATGGAACCAGCTCGGGGGCAGTGCGGGTGATCGTGCAGCACCCCGAGACCGTTGGCTCTGGCCCTCAGCTCTTCCAGACCTTCACAGTCCACCGAAGCCCCGTCACCAAGATAATGCTCTCCGAGAAACACCTGGTCTCAG tCTGTGCTGACAACAATCATGTGCGAACGTGGACGGTGACTCGATTCCGAGGAATGATTTCCACCCAGCCGGGCTCCACTCCCCTCGCTTCCTTCAAGATCCTGTCCCTGGAAGAAACCGACAGTCATGGCAGCTACTCATCTGGCAACGACATTG GCCCCTTCGGTGAGAGGGATGACCAGCAGGTTTTTATCCAGAAAGTCATCCCAATAACCAATAAGCTCTTTGTTCGCCTTTCTTCAACAgggaaaag AATCTGTGAAATCCAGGCGGTGGATGGCACCACGATCTCGTGCTTCACAGTGCGCGAATGTGAGGGTTCTAGCAGGATGGGTTCCCGGCCGCGCCGGTACCTTTTTACTGGCCATGGAAACGGCAGCATCCAGATGTGGGACCTGACAACTGCCATGGATATGGTGAACAAGGCTGAAGACAAGGCCAAAAAAGAAGCTG ATGTGGGTGGACCGACAGAGGAGGAGTTGCTGAAGCTTCTGGATCAGTGTGACCTGAGTGCCTCTCGCTGTGCCACCCCCAACATCAGCCCTGCTACGTCTGTGGTGCAGCACAGCCGCCTCCGAGAATCCAGTTCTAG CCTACAGCTGCACCCTCATGACACCATTCCCGAGACAGCCACCTACGGGGCAGTTCGGCCTTACAGAGAGAGCCCACTGCTGGCAAGAGCCAGGCGAACAGAGAGCTTTCACAGTTACAGAGACTTTCAGATGTTTAGTTTGGGCAAAAGCCTGCTGGAGAGGGGCAGCTATGAGCACGGCAGCCTGTCTCTGGTGCCCGCAGCGGAAGCCAGCCGCCCTCTAGCTGAGAGCAACTCCGCGGACAAGAGGAGCTCCGTCGTGGAGCTCTGGGCCGGCAGAGCTGCAGAAAGCCAGCCAGAGCCTCCCAAGGCGGTACCAGACAGCCCCGGGGACTCCAAGAAAAAGGGGAcggaggaggaggtgggagaGGCAAGGCCGGAAGTCAAGAAGAAGAGCGCATTTGAAGGAAGCTTCCTGGGCAGGAAGAGAGCACCTCCTGTGCCACAGCTAGCGTCTCCGCCTCCGGgagcagagggagggagcgaatCCCCCGGCACTgcctccccctcccccaccaGGATGGCCACCTCTCCTCGTCACAAGAAGAACGACTCCTCCTGTCAGGAATACAGTTTATAG
- the kctd3 gene encoding BTB/POZ domain-containing protein KCTD3 isoform X1 gives MAGNSNNLASGFGEIIQLNVGGTRFCTSRQTLMWIPDSFFSSLLSGRISTLRDETGAIFIDRDPTAFAPILNFLRTKELDLRGVNINVLRHEAEFYGITPLVRRLHLCEELERSSCGSVLFHGYLPPPAIPCRKEKMANAAPNLQEERAGPSVLEVGLPRSSPQPSIPGPPSTEGPQRLGSPVDPRKVLIVAGHHNWIVAAYAHFVICYRIKESSGWQQIFSSPYLDWAIERVALNAKVVGGPHGDKDKMVAAASESSIILWSIQDGGSGSEIGVFSLGVPVDSLFFIGNQLVATSHTGKVGVWNAVTQHWQVQDVVPITSYDTAGSFLLLGCNNGSIYYIDMQKFPLRMKDNDLLVTELYHDPSNDAITALSVYLTPKTSVSGNWIEIAYGTSSGAVRVIVQHPETVGSGPQLFQTFTVHRSPVTKIMLSEKHLVSVCADNNHVRTWTVTRFRGMISTQPGSTPLASFKILSLEETDSHGSYSSGNDIGPFGERDDQQVFIQKVIPITNKLFVRLSSTGKRICEIQAVDGTTISCFTVRECEGSSRMGSRPRRYLFTGHGNGSIQMWDLTTAMDMVNKAEDKAKKEAGKEAEGQLPFSRVSSDVGGPTEEELLKLLDQCDLSASRCATPNISPATSVVQHSRLRESSSSLQLHPHDTIPETATYGAVRPYRESPLLARARRTESFHSYRDFQMFSLGKSLLERGSYEHGSLSLVPAAEASRPLAESNSADKRSSVVELWAGRAAESQPEPPKAVPDSPGDSKKKGTEEEVGEARPEVKKKSAFEGSFLGRKRAPPVPQLASPPPGAEGGSESPGTASPSPTRMATSPRHKKNDSSCQEYSL, from the exons ATGGCCGGGAACAGCAACAATCTTGCCTCGGGATTTGGGGAAATAATCCAACTGAACGTCGGTGGCACACG GTTCTGCACCTCAAGACAAACTCTAATGTGGATTCCAGACTCCTTTTTCTCAAG CTTGCTCAGTGGAAGGATCTCAACACTACGGGATGAAACTGGAGCT atatTTATTGATAGGGACCCAACAGCTTTTGCACCAATTCTAAATTTTCTTCGAACCAAAGAGCTAGATCTACG GGGGGTAAACATAAATGTTCTCCGACATGAAGCTGAATTTTATGGTATAACACCATTAG TCCGAAGGTTACATCTCTGTGAGGAGCTGGAGCGATCCTCTTGTGGAAGTGTCCTTTTCCATGGCTACCTCCCACCTCCTG CCATTCCCTGCCGCAAAGAGAAAATGGCCAACGCAGCACCCAATCTTCAGGAGGAGAGAGCAGGGCCCAGTGTGCTTGAAGTGGGTCTTCCACGGAGCAGCCCACAGCCCTCCATCCCAGGACCCCCCAGCACTGAGGGGCCTCAGCGACTGG GGTCCCCTGTAGATCCAAGGAAGGTGCTAATCGTAGCAGGTCATCATAACTGGATTGTAGCTGCATATGCGCACTTTGTCATCTGTTACAG GATCAAAGAGTCGTCAGGCTGGCAGCAGATATTCTCCAGCCCTTACCTGGACTGGGCCATCGAGCGTGTGGCTCTCAATGCCAAAGTGGTAGGGGGACCACACGGGGACAAGGACAAGATGGTGGCGGCCGCATCGGAGAGCAGCATCATCTTGTGGAGCATTCAAGATGGAGGCAGCGGCAGTGAAATAG GTGTGTTCAGCCTGGGAGTGCCAGTGGATTCCCTGTTCTTCATTGGAAATCAGCTAGTGGCTACAAGTCACACAGGAAAAGTGGGAGTGTGGAATGCTGTCACCCAGCACTGGCAG GTTCAGGATGTAGTACCTATTACAAGTTATGACACTGCGGGCTCCTTCCTACTTTTGGGCTGTAACAATGGATCCATCTACTACATAG ACATGCAGAAATTTCCTTTACGAATGAAAGACAATGATCTTCTGGTGACAGAGCTTTATCATGATCCATCAAATGATGCCATCACTGCCTTGAGTGTTTATCTCACACCTAAAACAA GTGTGAGTGGGAACTGGATTGAGATTGCCTATGGAACCAGCTCGGGGGCAGTGCGGGTGATCGTGCAGCACCCCGAGACCGTTGGCTCTGGCCCTCAGCTCTTCCAGACCTTCACAGTCCACCGAAGCCCCGTCACCAAGATAATGCTCTCCGAGAAACACCTGGTCTCAG tCTGTGCTGACAACAATCATGTGCGAACGTGGACGGTGACTCGATTCCGAGGAATGATTTCCACCCAGCCGGGCTCCACTCCCCTCGCTTCCTTCAAGATCCTGTCCCTGGAAGAAACCGACAGTCATGGCAGCTACTCATCTGGCAACGACATTG GCCCCTTCGGTGAGAGGGATGACCAGCAGGTTTTTATCCAGAAAGTCATCCCAATAACCAATAAGCTCTTTGTTCGCCTTTCTTCAACAgggaaaag AATCTGTGAAATCCAGGCGGTGGATGGCACCACGATCTCGTGCTTCACAGTGCGCGAATGTGAGGGTTCTAGCAGGATGGGTTCCCGGCCGCGCCGGTACCTTTTTACTGGCCATGGAAACGGCAGCATCCAGATGTGGGACCTGACAACTGCCATGGATATGGTGAACAAGGCTGAAGACAAGGCCAAAAAAGAAGCTGGTAAGGAAGCCGAGGGGCAGCTTCCTTTCTCAAGGGTttcttctg ATGTGGGTGGACCGACAGAGGAGGAGTTGCTGAAGCTTCTGGATCAGTGTGACCTGAGTGCCTCTCGCTGTGCCACCCCCAACATCAGCCCTGCTACGTCTGTGGTGCAGCACAGCCGCCTCCGAGAATCCAGTTCTAG CCTACAGCTGCACCCTCATGACACCATTCCCGAGACAGCCACCTACGGGGCAGTTCGGCCTTACAGAGAGAGCCCACTGCTGGCAAGAGCCAGGCGAACAGAGAGCTTTCACAGTTACAGAGACTTTCAGATGTTTAGTTTGGGCAAAAGCCTGCTGGAGAGGGGCAGCTATGAGCACGGCAGCCTGTCTCTGGTGCCCGCAGCGGAAGCCAGCCGCCCTCTAGCTGAGAGCAACTCCGCGGACAAGAGGAGCTCCGTCGTGGAGCTCTGGGCCGGCAGAGCTGCAGAAAGCCAGCCAGAGCCTCCCAAGGCGGTACCAGACAGCCCCGGGGACTCCAAGAAAAAGGGGAcggaggaggaggtgggagaGGCAAGGCCGGAAGTCAAGAAGAAGAGCGCATTTGAAGGAAGCTTCCTGGGCAGGAAGAGAGCACCTCCTGTGCCACAGCTAGCGTCTCCGCCTCCGGgagcagagggagggagcgaatCCCCCGGCACTgcctccccctcccccaccaGGATGGCCACCTCTCCTCGTCACAAGAAGAACGACTCCTCCTGTCAGGAATACAGTTTATAG